The DNA region tattacccatccactaagCCTTGGCGTTACagctcatcgtatacatatacatattcgtcacaaccaactccctttcttcaaaacgtgtcatcatattcatcacttatcaaaatcatgcatatacgtaatttttcttaaaatcaagcaggcaacgtatttttcataatttcaaaaaaattcatattcatgataacatatacatttaaaacatttcaaatcgtgtttagggcgctgccaggactaaaaactagacacaggtgcaaaatgaccattttgcccctggacctcaaaatttcgacctgaATCTTACCAAACTCCTCTAAACATCTTAAAACATATTAATAAGCATTTCTTAGatataaactcgagcccattacAAAACTTatatgattcgttttaaaatttggacTGGGGTCCcaattttaacccgaatcagcCCGAAACTTAATCAAATCTTCCCAAATTTAAACCGTGACTTAAACCTACACAACCAGCACCTAAACCACTCGTTTCAGACCCCTTAGGACCTACGAACCAAGCCTGAaagttgctgtaaatttccagcgcACAAACCTCAAAACCCTAGTTGCATCTATACACCGATTCCTCGACTTTAGCCCAACCCAACGAGGACCTGCCCTGAACCCacccttcctagcccaccttTGGACCCTCATGGACCGATCTAACCCAATCTCACAGCCCCATACACGCTGCAAGATGCAACCATCCACTAGTCACCCAAATTGCCCCAACCGAGACCAAAACGACCACTCTCGACTTAATGCCTTCGATCGGCTCTAAGTTCACAACCAGCAGCATGCGAGCCATCCTAAGCCttgactcagacccaccagggtatGGTCCACGGCTTGGAACAACCTCTCACACCCGATGGCTCCATCCAAAACTCCCGACCTAGCGTCCACCGCGACTTCAACCCAACAAATCACGATTGGCCTCCAACAAAACATGAACCACTTGAGATTCCATCCCATTGACACATATTTTCTTGACGTAAACAGCCCCTTAGGACCCTCACTCGGAAGCCTCATGCACCAAGGTAACAAAAACGTGAGTTATGCAATAAAAGATGcactttttatgtcaaattcttgcaaaaatgataccaaatgataattcaaataattaccCATGAAAATACATATAAATCAGCATATAAATGGTGTAAATGATAATAAAAAGAGATACATCTCGTGCCTTAAAATTTGTGTGATCGAAACTTGAAGGTTCTTGCGTAGAACATCTGGTAATGATGATAAAAAGAGATAGATTTCGTGCCTTAACATTTGTGTGCTCGAAACTCGAAGGTTCTTGCGTAGAACGCCCATCAGAGAGGCAGAGAAGAATTTTTTCTTGAAACCTAGTAAGAAAATCGAGAGGCCGCTGTATTTTTTGAGACTGGAGTCTGCTGAGTGAGAGGGAGGGGCGGCCGCTAGGTGATATTAGGTTTAGGATTAGGGTTATAGGTTTTTAAATGAGGGATTAGTGTATAATGGGCTCTAATTACATTAAAtgagtttaaaataattttagggAAATTATGCAATAAAAAAACTCGTCAAGACCAAAaatactcccgaaaaatatttcttttaggtacatttttgaaaatattacccgcACCCTCAAAAAGCTCATcaaatcgataaaatttgcgtaacggttaaaaatattacccgacgagtaaaaatacccaaccaatgcctattttcaaaatcatacttaattacaccatatattaaataattatgtaataCAAAAAATTTCCTAATTATTCCCGGTCTCTGTTACTCGTTCGAgcacgaaatgcaacttaaattcctaatgcatgaaattttaacTAACCATGAAACAAAAACCtaaccatgcaataatcatgaaataaatggataaaatcattaaacacatattttaaataaaaagcctagattgcatgcagtcacgttacgtagttcgaatttcctagaccttacaattctccGCCCCTTAAAcagaattttgtcctcgaagtTTAAAACATACCAAATAACTCCGGGTATCAACTGCTCATCTCGttctcagtctcccaagtaggctcctcctcggaatgattcagccacttgactttgatcaTGTGAATCACCTTGTTCTGGAGCCTCTTCTCCATTCTATCCAATATTGGATGGGTCTTTCCTTGAAAGACAGGTTCGGCGTCAGCTGtagtggctcatagttcagcacatgcaaAGGATTCTACATGTACTTCTGCAGCATAGAGgtatggaacacattatgaacttcCGTCATATTCGGTGGAAATGCAACTCTGTATGCGAGTGTCTCAACTCTTTCTAGGATCTCGAACGGTCCTATGAATCTAGGaatgagcttgcccttcttcccgaatctcatcacacccttcatcggtgcgacttTCACGAATGCATGGTCCCCTACTGCAAACTCAAGATCCATGCGCCGCTGAtttgcataactcttctgtcggctctgcgCATTCCCCATCATATCCTGAATCTTTACCACTAAATGTGCATTCTGACTGACAATATCTGGTCCCAACTCTGCCCTCTCTCCTATCTCATCTCAATAaactggcgacctacacttctTCCCATATaatgcctcatatggagccatgcCAATGGATACCCGATAACTCTTATTGTACgtaaactccacaagaggtaactttggctcccaactgccttggaagtCGATTATAGAAGCTCTGAGTAGGATCTCCAAAATCTAAATCACCTTATCTGAATTttcgtcggtctgaggatggaaggcagTACCGGCTTACTACCCAATGcctgatgcagactcttccagaatgtagacgtgaacctcggatctctaTCTGACACTATGGACACTGGAGTCCCATGTAGTCTGACTATCTATCTGATGTACTGCTCTGTGTACTTAGTCATGGTGAAAGTATTTCTGATTGGTAGAAAGTGTGCTGACTTGGTGAGCCGATCGACTATcatccaaatggcattatatCCCCCAGTAGTACTCGGTAGTCTCatcacaaagtccattgtaatgttatctcatttccactcgggaatagggagtggtccagcttccctgcaggtctctaATGCTCGGCCTTAActttctgacatgtcaaacactcggagacgaaACAAATAATATCCCGCTTTATGCCCGACCACCAGTAAAGAGACTGAAGatcttatacatcttcgtactccctggatggatagaGTATGGGGTGTTGTGGGCCTCGTTCGAGATATCTGCTATTGGGGAATCACTGCTAGAAACCCACAATTGGTCACGATATCTGATTATGCCATCCAAAACTGTATAAAACCTCCGGCCCTTAGCCTCATCCTTTTGTCTCCACTTATGTAACTGCTTTTGAGAAGTCTTCCCTGCTCAGATCATGTCCCTCAGTGTCGACTGTACTGTTAGGGTAGAAAGACTAGGGGCATCGCCCCTGGCATAGACTGCaagctcaaacctctgaatttctGCCTGCAacggtctctgtactgacaactgagcGATCACTGCATTCTTCCTGCTCAGGGCATCTGCAACTATATTAGCCTTACCCgaatgatagctaatgtcacaatcataatccttcactagaTCTAGCCACCTCCGATGTCTCATGTTCGGTTTTTTTTTGCGttaagaagtacttcaggctcttgtgatcagtgaaaatcttgcacttctccccatataaatAATGCCCTTCTGCGAATACTACTGCTGCTAGCTCTAGGTCATGAgttggataattcttctcatagaccttcaactgtctggacaCGTAGGCTATAACTCTATCGTGGTGCATAAGAACTGTTCCCAAATAGAGCTTCGAATCATCTATATAAAGCACAAACTCTCCTTGCcttgatggcatagctagaactggtgtTGTGGTCAACGCCTAATTCATCCTGTCAAAACTCTCCTGGCACTTGGGTCCCCAAACAAACTTCAtgttcttcttcgtcaaggcggtcataggcactACAATAGAAGAGAAACCCTGAATGAACATCCGGTAGTACTCAcccaatcccaagaaactgcagATCTCTGACACACTCGAAGGCACTGGCCCATCTCGGACAACCTCAACCTTGCTGAGATCAACCTCTACTCAATCTCAGGATACAATTTGGCCCAAGACTGTCACTCTGTctagccagaactcgcacttactgaatttgGCATACAGCCGTCTGTCCTGTAAAGTCTGCAGTAAggtcctcagatgctgactgtgctcctctctgctcctcAAGTAGATCAGGATGTCTTCTATcaaaactatgacgaactggtcaaaatatggctgaaacatgcgattcatgagatccatgaagatcgctggcatgTTCGTCAAtgcgaagggcatcaccataaactcatagtgcccataatgcatcatgAAGGTTGTCTTATGCACAtcagactctctcaccttcagctggtggtatcctgatcggagatctatcttcgagaatactgatgctccttgaagctgatcaaatagatcctcgATTTTGGGCAGTGAATACTTGTTTTTGACCGTGACTTTGTTCAattctctgtaatcaatgcagacCCGTATGCTATGCTGCCAtatttcttcttaacaaacagtaCCGATGCGCCCATGGAAaaaagctagggcgaatgaaacccttatctagcaagTCCTGTATCTGATCCTTCAGCTCCTTCATCTCTACAGGTGATAGgcgatagggtgccttagaaacCGGCACGGTACttggcataagctcgatggaAAAGTcaacctctctgtctggtggaatgctTGAAACATCGTATGGGAAAACACTGAGGAAGTCCTTAACCACTTCGACCTCCTCTAGCCTCCGACTGACTCTGTCACTGTCAAGATACTGGCCAAAAATTCCTGACAGCCTCTCCTCATGAGCTTCCTCGCAAAGATGTAAGAAATGATGTGAGGCATATGCTGATGTTTGGCTGTCTCAAATATAAACGGCTTACCGCTGGGTGGTCGGATAGATACTGAACTTCGAACTAAATCTATGACTGCCTCGTTTTAAAAGAGCCAGTCCAAACCcaaaataatgtcaaactccGGCAACAATAGCACAATCAAATTTTCCTTCACCGTATTTCTCTgcaaccgaagctccaatcccTTCACTAACTGAGACGTAAACATTTGATCTCCGGACGGAATCGAAACTCTGAATCCCAAATCCTTAGCCTCTGGTATGATCTCTAGTCGCTTCACAAATGAAtcggatataaatgaatgtgtagctccggaaTCTAGCAACGCATACGTGGCTatacctgaaatatatatcattcccgcgacaaaacataccatcaaatctgctCGCGTTGaaatttaagaaattttctatgaaaattatccaaaaatcctcgaaaaattacTTATTTACGTCTAGTACCCAATCAAGAAAATCTCGGATTTTACCTTTATAAATTTCAGAAATTGCAATTTGGCCCTACAATTctcgaaaattgcattttttttcGCAAAAAGATTTTCGAATTTAGCCCAataaaaccttaaaattctcggaaaattaagaatttgaccccaaaaattcaaaaagttCGAAAACAgcccttaaaattttgatttttgcaATTAAGTCACCATACTTTCGGTTATTGCCATAAGGTCCTTAAAACCCTTAATCAATTCAAGTCAATCCCTAAGTCCAATTATTTAGAACATGAACCCTAATTCATACTAGGTTCTCAATCCCAAAATCATTCTCACAAAAATCATATAATCCATGCTATCAAGGTGGTAAATAAAAATCTTTAAGAATAAAGCTTACAGGTGATCAGTGTAGAGTCTGGCTCCGCCTCCTTTACAGGCATCACATAGGCCCTGCCAGTAGTGGGGCTCTTGTTCATAGGGAAATCACCTCTTTGTGGCCCTCCTCCTCGCATATGAAGCATTTGAAGGCTCCCCGCATACACTTGTCGAAGTGGAACCGGTTGCACTGCTTGCATGGCTACCTCTCTGCCGGCTTAGGAGCCCCTAGAGCGTGTGAAGGCCTTTGCTATCCAGGCTTCTTGAACTGTCTtaggggcttctgctgcccttGATGCCTCGGTGTCCCTGTGAATTATTTCTTGTGTGGCTCTGACCTAGACTGGGACTGATGTCACTTCCGCTGCATCTCCACCTCAATGTCCCTCAAGGCCTGCTTCGCctgaaaagcacaagtggtggCCTCATCATAGCTCGTCGATTTCATCAGCATAACTTCTTGGAGTAGAGTGGGTCTCAAACCATCAATGAAATGCATCAGTTTCTAAGCGGCATCTCTcgcaataaggggcacaaagtgacagtcCCTGTCGAACTTCCTGATAAATTCTGCCACAGAAGAGTCCCCCtgacggagactcatgaactccctcgtcaggcGACCCCTGACATCagctggaaaatattttttgaagaaGATCTCTTTGAAATGTCTCCAAGTGAGATTAGCCAAATCCACCCATGAGCGGCTCCCTCCCACGATAGGGATGCGTCATCCCTCATCATGTAAGTGGCACACCTGAATCAGTCGCCATCCCTCATCTCTAGATACTGAAAATGTAGCTCCAATGACCGTATCCAACCCTCTGCCATAAAAGGGTCAGTGGTtcccccgaactccttcgggttgagccgtcTGACTTGCTCATATATGTCTGTCTGCTGTCTCAGAGTCTGTTGTGCCTGCTCCATAAGTCTAGCAATACCCTCGAGTACACAAGTAGCTGCGTCCCCTGGCGGTGGCGGTGGAGGTGGGAGGCCTCTATCGACTCCAGTAGTATCATCCTGACGGTCAGTGCTAGGGgcgcgtctgggaggcatgatatctgaatacagtccaaattctaaacgtaacccatcatgcaatttcATCTAgtttttcaaaacatttaatccttaaatcatgAAAGCAGATAAAGTAAATCACCGTAAAACATGTGTCATGAaatcatgcaggtgatagcattaaaacatttaaaaaacttaaaacatgtaaacttacagatttAAGCTTTAAGAATGAGCTGTAGAAGatgacggtggcacaaccctacaCAGAACCCtttctctgataccaattgaaacatATGCTACTCAAAAtactactagaatttttttgtaagatcattttcgaaaattatatcCTTATTCATGCATGCAGTAGTATctgaaaatttcacattttaaaataaagtagTCAACTAACAGATAAAAATAGACAATTCGTCAACCATCagcatctttttaaaaataaaacaaatatgaaACGCGTAAAAATCTTGTCAAACATCAACTTAATAAAAGGACATagtatgaaaatatcaaaaataactccatctcataaacatgatgtgcaGAAAATACGGTCCTCGGGTTCGCGTACGCACCACAACTCTGCCTACTAAGTCATAGGCACCTCCAATCTCCTGTTCAAgaggctcacctgcatcattcacacctagtgagtctaaaaactcaacacacttgTAAAGTTATAACGAGTACATATAAATAACATGCGACAGTGAAAAGTACtctaataaaaatacatttcatgatcttaaaagcgtaaaagtaaacataataaatcatacGTGTCAAAGCCtgtctcaacatatcatcatatacgtgttctTTTTCTATAATTGAATTtcattcattagttgtgactttcgtatcagctttaTCGTATCATCTCtatttgatggatccatctacgtataaccgtggtatccgacggcggggacatcagcgacaatattaCCCGTTCACTGAGACTTGGCCTTACAGCTCAtcttatacatatacatattagtcacaaccaactctcttcCTTCAaatcgtgtcatcatattcatcacttatcaaaatcattcatatacgtaattttccttaaaatcaagtatacaacgtatttttcataatttcataaaatgtCATATTcatgataacataaacatttaaaacattttaaatCATGTTTAGAGCACTtccaggactaaaaactcgaccacgtgcaaaatgacaattttgcccctgaaaaccctaattgaccattttatccatggacctcaaaatttcgacccgaatctTACCAAGCTcctcaaaacacctcaaaacgtATTAataatcatttcttagacgtaaaattgagcccgtttcaaaacaaatacgatttgttttaaaacttggaccaagATCCCGGTTTTAACTTGAATCAACCTGTAACTTAACCAAATCTTCCCAAATTTAAAACGTGAGTTGAACCTACACAACTAGCCCCTAAACCACTCATTTCAGACCCTTAGGACCTATGAACCAAGCATGAAAGTTGCTGGAAATTTCCACCGCACAAACCACGAAACCCTAGTTGCGTCTATACCCAGATTCCTCGACTTTAGCCAAAACCAACGAGTACCAGCCCTGAACCAGcccttcctagcccaccttTGGACCATTCTGGACCGACCTAACCCAATCTcacagccccatgcacgctAAAAGACGTAACCATCCGCTGGTTAACCATATCGCCCCAACCGAGACCAAAATGACCACTCTGGACTTAATGCCTTCGATCGGCTCTAATGTCACAACCAGCAGCGTGCGAGCCATCCTATGTCATGACTCAAACCCACTGGGGTCTGGTCCACGGCTTGGAACAGCCCCTCACACAGACAGCTCATTCCAAAACTCCCGACATAGCACCCACCGCGACTTCAACCCAACAAATCACGATTGGACTCCAACAAAACGTGAACCACTTGAGATTCCAACCCATTGACGCATATTTCCTTGACGTAAACAGCCCCCTAGGACCCTCACTTGGAAGCCCCTTGCACCAAGGTAACAAAAACGTGAGTTATGCAATAAAAGAAGCACTTTCCATGTCAAAGCCTTGCAAAAATGATACCACATGATAATTCAAAGTATTCTCcatgcaaatacatatacatcggcATATAAATGGTGTAAATGATGATAAAAAAAGATACATGGCATGCCTTAAGGTTTGTATGCTAGAAACTCAAATGTTCTTGCGTAGACCGCGCACCGGAGAGGCGGGGAAGAATTTTTTCTTGAAACcaagagagaaaatcgagagGATGCTGTATTTTTCGGGATTGGAGGCTGCTGAATAAGATGGAGGGGCAGCCACTAGGTgatattaggtttagggttatgGTTGATAGGTTTTTAAATGATGGATTATTGTATAATGGgccctaattaaaataaatgagtTTGAAATGGTTTTAGGCCAATTATGCAATAAAGAAAACCTGTCAagccaaaaaatattttagtttaggtacatatttttaaaaatattgtctgaaccctcaaaaagttctctggatcgataaaatttgcataccggttaaaaatatgatccgacgagtaaaaatatccaaccaaagtctattttcaaaaatcaaacttaattacatcatatattaaataattaaaaataataatttaataaaaacattttttctgATTATCCCCGGTCTCCATTACTCATTCGAGCACGAGAtacaacttaaaaccctaatgcatgaaactttaactaaccatgaaataaacatataaccatgcaataattatgaaataaatgcataaaatcattaacacatattttaaataaaaactctaGATTGCATACAGTCAgattacgtagttcgaatttcctagaccttacataTGATGattgttgaaacattttatgttAGCAATCTTGATATTGATGAttaacaaaactttttattttgtttctaatgatttacctaagtgcgtagGAAGCTGGAattgatcaggcttcgaactgataaGTTAAACGAGCCAAACCGAAGCTTTTGAGAACAccaactgattgcccaaacCGAATCAGTCACCAAGTTATCCATCTACTAGATTAAAGAAACTCTGCACAAATTCTTTCAAGCTCACTCTcaaaaagctcacgcttattatACACATCGATAGCTTTCATGCTATACATTTTGAGCTAAAAGCACAAAACACATACtgttgtattattcgatcttatcgagatcagttgtgctaagaaattacacatcagttgagtactgataaattgtattgatactaagAGATTCGgtcttggcagtgttaagtacaaactgaagtgggtttgtacaaatctttgtatagatcaaagtcttttagtgattatcatatcttcgagatagaaaTGGTAacgtaggagtatttgaaaTCTCTGAATACCCACAAAATCCTGTGTTCTTTCTTACTTATTATATTCTATCTGTCTTTTGGTTATTTTCGcacttttattaagttaaatgaTTGACATTAACAACAAGATTCGTGAACTCAGTTTCATTAAACTGATTCAACCTTAGAAGAAGCTGTGAAAATTGTAGAGTGTTTGTTAGACCCCCCTCCTCCCCGCCCCCCCTCCCCCCACGTCTAAACACCCTTTTCTCATCTAACCGATcttaacaagtggtatcagagctagaatttttaagaagaacatttgaagaaaattgtcttttaaattatattactttaaaatagttttaaaagctatttaaaagtactttatattattttcaaaactatttgaaatgtTTATATAACGCTCATTGCGAAGAGTagagaggattggctctgcgactaatattgtagccacttctctcaactctgagctttggggctttaatcagcctgcagggGTATGAGTCCTACCTGTTGGTTATTCAGCAAAACTGATCGGAAGACAAAGTTTCAGCTGCCAATCTTCCAGTTGAAGCTGGTCAACAGGCGTAGCCCAACTATGTTCACATGTTGGATGATTAAAGTTGAGCTTAATAATCAGAAAGATACCGTCGCTTAATTACCATATCTGATCaagtagatgatcaatgcggttcaacatcaattgagtccagtttgagtcagcCCGACCAATTTGGCAACACAGAGATCATGTCCAAGGCAACTAGCTATTTGTCTGGCAAAAAGACTCAAGATCGTTGCAGCACTTCAAGAGTTCAAGGCAACCAGTTGTTGGTATATTCAGTTCTGTCATACATAAACTGATTGATTTTTGATGTTGTTTAATATTTGTTAGTGTATTAGCATTTTCCCTTACACTTGTTAGTATGCTTAAATGTATAATACAAGGGAcgattatttgattaaataaatatcatgtttaTCCAATTATGTTTCTGTATGATTGAACTGATATCTCCAGATTTCTTGCCTAAACTGCTTGAACGATTAAAGCTACTGAATTTTGgcatagataattatttttaaagagtTTTGAATTCAGTTAGTGAGGGGAAGCTTTATTTTCCTTgaactgaaaaatgttttaaactcAATTTAACCCGGTTTTAAATTCAGTTATTGAGGAGGAGCTTTCTTATCCCTcgaactaaaaatatttttttaatcgttttaaatgttttgactctcacaaagggggagaatcaatgtaattttaaattttaaaatttgttttaaatagctttaactgttcaagttttgatatcatcaaaaagggagagattgttggaacatttcatgttcgaaATCATTATTTTGAtgattaacaaaaaaatttatgttgttTCTATTGATTTACTTAAGTGTAcaggaagctggaactgatcaggtttcaaactgatcagttaaacgagCCAAATTGAAGCTTTCAAGAACGCCAACTGAAAGTGCAAACTAATTTCCCAAACCGAATCAGTCACCAAGTTATCCATCTATTAGCTTAAAGAAACTCATAAATTATTTCAAGCTCACTCTcaaaaagctcacgcttattatACACATcaatagctttcaggctatacatTTTGAGCTAAAAGCACAAAACACTTACTGTTGTATTATTTGATCTTATCGAGATCAGTTGTGTTAAGAAATTACACATCAGTTGAGTGCTGataaattgtattgatactaagAGCTTCAGTCTTGACAGTGTTAAGTTCAAATTGAAGTGGTTTTGTACAAatcattgtatagatcaaagtcttttagtgaatatcctatcttcgagatagaatgggtgacgtaggagtatttgaaatctccgaacatccacaaaatCGTGTGTTCTTTCTTACCTATTATATTTTATCTGTCTTttgtttatttccgcactttattAATTTTACTGATTGTCATTGAAAACACGATTTGTGAACTCGGTTTTTCACTAAACTGATTCGACCTTAAAagaagttgtgaaaattgtaaAGTGTTTactcaaccccccttctaaacattcTTTTCTCACATAATCGATCCTCACAATGATATATTTAGAAAGCaggattgaataaacactttaattttttaaatatttttggatATGAATAAGTTGTTTAAGAAACTAGTTCTGAAATCTTGTGTGGCAATATcgatcagtttatcaatatTTTTGGACAAGATATCGATAACAGAATGAATAAAATGATGAACACAACGAGTTTGATGGATGTTAGGAGATTCAACTACTCATATGTTATTatttctatctcaaggataggaatTCACTAAAAGGCTTTGATTGATTACAAAGAATTGTAATAATACACTTCAATTGGACTCATACAaagtcaaactgaaactcttagtttttttCTAATCACTTATAAGTTTACTGAATAGGTCTAACGAAAAGC from Primulina tabacum isolate GXHZ01 chromosome 14, ASM2559414v2, whole genome shotgun sequence includes:
- the LOC142523811 gene encoding uncharacterized protein LOC142523811 → MQAVQPVPLRQVYAGSLQMLHMRGGGPQRGDFPMNKSPTTGRAYVMPVKEAEPDSTLITCIATYALLDSGATHSFISDSFVKRLEIIPEAKDLGFRVSIPSGDQMFTSQLVKGLELRLQRNTVKENLIVLLLPEFDIILAHEERLSGIFGQYLDSDRVSRRLEEVEVVKDFLSVFPYDVSSIPPDREVDFSIELMPSTVPVSKAPYRLSPVEMKELKDQIQDLLDKGFIRPSFFPWAHRYCLLRRNMAA